CGCTGCGGCGCCAGGCAATCGTGATGCGTCGGGGCAACCCTTTCCGTTGAAATATCGTGACCCGCTGCGCTTTGCGATCCCCCAGGGTGGTGGTCGCCTCAGCCCGGAACCAGTTTGAAGAGACCGCGAACAGATCGGGGGACAGCTGCGGCGCGGAATCCGTTGGGTCGTCGGTCTCCTCGGTGTCTTCTTCAATCCCGACAGCTGAGAGAAAGGCTGCAGAGGAGTCAAAGGGCTGTCGTTGCCGGGTGGACAGCAGACGAATGAGAACGGCGGGGGGCAAATGTGGCAGGAAAGCTGCCAGCACCTCTTTGGATGCAGTGTTCACATTGAGGGCGCTGTCCCCTGGCAGGGCCGCCAAAAACGGAGACAACCGCTGAAATGAGCGATCCGAAAGCTGTGGAATGGCCCGCAGCTGCTCCAGACTGAGAATGGCCCCCCCGACCGGATCCAGAGGCGGGTCTAACCGGATCCAGGGCCCCTGGTTTTCTGGCCCTCCCGGGCGCAGGAAAGAGCGGATTGCCGCGCCCGTCCGGGCGGGGATGGCCAGCCGCGTCAACAGGCGGTCAAACGCCTGATGGGCGATGATATGTTCGGGGTCGGCCAACCAATTCACGTTGAAACGCCCCTGCAGACCGGTGATCTGGCCGCTGACAGAGCCGCGGGCCAATGGCAAAACCGGCAACGGTTTTGCCCAGGATTCTCCAAGATGGTCGATGCTGTTGGTGTCGGCAGTGAGCTGCGCCATGGCAAAGGCATCAAAGGCATCCAACCCCATGGCCAGCTGATCCGCATCCTGGCCCGCCTGCAACCGCGCCCGCCCGATTTCAGACCGGGTCAACAAAAAGACTGCCACCGCAGAGAGCGCGGCCACGAGAATGAGGGCATTGATCAGGACAAAGCCTCTGTCCGGGCTCATTTTAGGGTCTCCACAAGGGAAAGGCGGCCAAAATTACGGGTTTCCAAGATCAGTTCCAACGCCAGAGGGACTGTGCTTGAATAAATTTCAGGCGCGGGGCCACTGTGATCGCCATCAGATGCGTGGCCGGTATCAGGAGTGGGCTGCAGGGTGGTTGGTGCGACACCATCAACCCAACCCTGCGTCTCCCAGTAACTGCGCAGACGGAGCCCGGTCACACCTTCAAGCACTGGCATGGCCGGGTTTTGCGCAGAGGCACGCGCGGGTGTCAGCGCGGGCCAGATGCGCCGGCTGAGCCGCTCGTTCTGGAGCTGCCACTCGATGCGGTGCAGGCCAGCGCTGCCGTGATCCGTCAGCCTGGATTGCCCACTGACCGAAAGCGCCAGCACCCCGTTCCGGAACCGGACAGCCGATTGCGGTGGGGCGCGTTCTGGGGGGTAAAACAACATGGGAACCACGGCCGAAAGATCCGCGCGCAACAGGCTGACGGTGCGGTCAAGCTCGGCGGCCCGTTCACTGCGCTGGATCAGATCTTCGCGCATGCGGATCATACCACTCAGGGCCTGCACACCCAGAACGGCCACCAGGGCGAAAATGGCCATAGCGGCGACCAGCTCAAGGAGGCTGAGGCCATGATCCTGCTGCGATAGTTTCACCGTCGCACCCCGGGCGGCAGATAAACCACCAGCATCGCCGCTTCACCAGATACGGCGCGCGCGGTGATCCTGCTGAGCAACAGCCCGCCTGCGGTGGTTTCAGAGTGGGTTTCAATGGAAATGGGCTGACCCGCCAGGGTAACCTGACCGGGGAGCGCGTGGCCAGGACCGTAAAGCTGCAGTTCCTCGGCGCGATTGCGGGCGGCCAGCCGGGCCAGAATCCGGGGCATCTCGCTGCCGATGCTCAGGCGTGACTGATCAGTGGCCCGCAGCGCTGCCATGCTGCCGATGGCCAGCACCAGGATGGCCACGGCAAGCTCGACCAGTGTCAGCCCGGAGGTGCGCGCTTGCGGGGTCAATTGCTCTGGCATGTCAGGCCTGTCCATCCATCGCTTTCGCAGCGGCCACCAGAACCAAAGTTGATATGAAACGCGCTGGTTTGTCCGGTGGCGAGAAGGATGATTTCGGGAGTGTCAGACGCGGCTGCGCGGTCCGAGGGTACCAGATGCACGGGGCCTTGCCAGCGTTGCAGTTGGGTAGAGAATTGCCAACCGTCTTTGAGTTTTTCAGCCCGGCGCAGTCCCTGTAGGGACAGCGCGAGCCCCAGACTTTGGTGCCCCGTGATTGCCCGCTGGCGGGTTGACGAAAACTGGATCTGAAACAGGGCCATATCGCGGTCCGACGGGGCAGCCCCGCGCGGGAGGGACAGGACAGCTGCAATTGCAAGCACGGCAAGAATGGCGAGGCTGACCAACAGTTCAATCAGCGTAAAACCCGCATCCGAGTGGATAGGCTGTGTCTCTAATTTAAGGCCCAAGAACCTATGTCCGCCTCTGTACCGGTGCCGCCGACCACTCCGTTGGCGCCATAGCTGAAAATGTCGAACTCGCCATGAACCCCAGGTGAAAGATACAGATAAGGTTGACCCCAGGGATCCACCGGCAACCGGTCCATATACCCGTTTTCAGCCCAGTTGGCGGGCACTGGATCGCCGCTCGGCCGGGTGACCAGCGCCAGGAGGCCCTGCTCAGTTGTGGGGTATCGATAGTTGTCGAGCCGGTAGAGTTTCACCGCACTGGAGATGGCAGCAATATCAGATTGCGCGCGCACCGCGCGGGCCTGATCCGGGCGATCGATGACGCGGGGCACGATCACCAATGCAAGCACGGAAAGGATGACCACGACCACCATCAGCTCCAACAGGGAAAAGCCTGCATCTCGGCGGGGCGGGCAGCAGCCGGGCTGGGCGCTGGGATGCGTCATGGGAGGGACTCTTTCATTTGTCTGGTCACATGGTAGAGGGGGACCTCTGTCTTTTGATCTTTAACCGATCCGGGTAGGAGTCCGAAAGGGGGAAGACAGAGGAGTGCGGCTTATGCAGACAGGTTTTGGACACAGAGTAGAACCTACATGAGTACAGATCTGCTGTTTGTGCTTTTGCTGGCTCCGGCTATTGGCTCCTTTCTTGGGGTCCTGGTCGACCGGCTGACCCGGGGAGGACGTGATTCGGCGCCGCTCTGCCTGCCGCAACTGCAAGACGGTGCTGGCGCCCCGCGACCTTATTCCAATCGTCTCTTTGCTCTGGTGCGCGGCCACTGTCGCCATTGCGCTGCGCCGATTCCGGCCTGGTTGCTCTATATTGAGATCCTGGCCACAGGGGCGGCGGTGCTGGCGGTGGCAGCCGGGGACGGTTGCCACTGTGCTGCTGTCCTGTCTGCTCCTGTGGCTCCTGATTGGTCTGGCGGTGGCGGACCTGTTGTGGTTCCGGTTGCCGGACGGGCTGACCCTGGCTCTGTTTTTGACTGTTTTGATTGGAGCCTGGCAGGCGGACACTTTGACGCTGACCCTCTGGGGCGCGCTGTTGGGGGCGGCAGTTTTGGGGGCTGCGGGTGGGCTACAGGCTTTGCGTGGTCGCCAGGGGCTGGGGTTTGGAGATGTCAAACTGATGGTGGGGCTCGGCGGTTTTTCTGGCCCCTATGATCTTCCCCTGATGGTGCTGTTGGCGGCGCTTTCGGGGTTGGGCGCGGCGCTGGTCCTGGCATGGCGGGGCGGGGACGTCAGGTCGTTGGGTCAACGCGCGTTACCTTTGGCACAGCGCTCTGTGCAGCAGCAGCAGTGCTTTGGCTTCTGCGTGCCGCCGGGGTGATGGTCCCAGTGGGCCGTTGGGTTTGATCTTGCCGCAGGTGGGTCGTAAGATCGCGCCGCAGGTTCCAGAAGATGAGATATTATGACACTTTCAAAACCACTTTTCCACTTATGGCTCTTCTGGCGTTGTCGCCCATCTGGCCTTCTGCTCCTTGGGCACAGGAGGCGGGTGCGGAAACAGCGACCGCCCTGCCAGAGATGGCAGATATCGAACAGGCCTGGGCGCAGGGAAATTTTGTTTTGCCCGGCAGGGTTAAAACGCCGTGCCGAAGAAACCGGGGCGGCCCTGGCACAGTACCGCTATGGGCGGGTCTTGCTGGAAGGTCGCGGTGGACCCACAGATCGTGAGGCGGCCCGGCTCTGGTTAGAGAAGGCGGCGGCGCAGACCCATGTGGAGGCCTCGGTGCTGCTGGCCAGGATTTATCTCAGCGCCCCGAGGGAGATCCCGTCAGCCAGCCCGCCCGCGCGGCGCGGCTGTTCAAATCTGCGGCGGCGCGGGGCAACAGTGAGGCGCAATATTATCTGGGTCTGCTGTATCGCAGTGGTGTTAGGGGTAACAGCGCATCCAGAGGAAGCGTTTACCTGGCTGCTGGCGGCTTCGGAGAACGGTCATATAGAGGCACAATTTGAGCTGAGCCGGGCCTATGCACGCGGGAAGGCATCGCGGAGGATGCCAAACAGGCGCTGCGCTGGATGCAGGAAGCCGCTGATGCAGGCCATGGTGAGGCGCAGTTCTTTTGGCCTATGCGCTGGACCGCGGACAGGGGTAGAACAGAACCGAAGGGCGGCCGTTGACTGGTTGCTGCGCTCGGCCGAAACCGGCTTTGGTCAGGCGCAATTGGCACTGGGGCGCAAATATCTGACAGGAGACGGAGTCGCGGCCCGTCCCGCCGAGGCGCAGCGCTGGCTGGAAGCGGCGGCGGCGCAGGGCAGCGGCGGCGGCCACCGTGCTGGGGACCGCCTTGCGCGGCGCCCATGGGGTTCCTGCTGACCCGGCGCTGGCGGTGCGTTGGCTAAAGGCAGCCTCCGATGCAGGGGTGGCTGAGGCCAGTTTTACGTTAGGACAGATACGCGAAGCGGGAGACGCCGCTGCACCAGACCTTCAGGACGCGGTGGTGCTGTACCGGCTGGCAGTGGACCAAGGCAGCGCGGTGGCAGAGCAGCATCTGGGCAGTTTGGCGGCGACCGGCGCGCTCGACGGGCTGTTGGCGCCGCACCGTGCCATACCCTGGGTCGTGGCTGCGGCCGAGGCTGGAAATCCGGCCGCCGCGGATTGGTTATCGCAGCAGGCCGCTGCCGGTCTACGTCCGGCCCAGACGGCCTTTGGCCTTTGGTTGCTGACGCAGGAAGACAGGTCCGGAGAGATTTCGGTCCAGGCCGCTGACCAGTTTCAAGCGGCCGCTGAAACCGGCGATGTGGAGGCCCAACACAATCTTGGACGTCTTTATATTCAGGGTCAGGGTGTGGACCAGGACTATGTCATGGCCCACAAATGGTTCAACATCGCGGCCGCAGGCGGTCACCGGGATGCGCTGAAGATGCGCGGCGTGGTGGCTGATTTGATGACACCGGAGCAGGTCGCAAAAGCGCAGACCGCGGCAAGAGGGTTTGTTGAGCGCCCGCCTGCGGCGTTGTCAGAAGAGACCTCCGAAGGAATTTCACAGTGACCTCGTCTCTGAGCTGGCGCCTGGCTTTCTGTTTTACCCTTTGGCTGTCGCAGCCCCTGTCATTGCAGGCGCAGGAAACGCTTGCCGATTGGCGGGACGTACCTGTTGCGCAGCTTGAACAGGGGGCCCAGAACGGGGTGGCTGATGCGCAATACGCCCTGGGACTGCGGCTGGAAAA
The DNA window shown above is from Parasedimentitalea marina and carries:
- a CDS encoding tetratricopeptide repeat protein, whose amino-acid sequence is MTSSLSWRLAFCFTLWLSQPLSLQAQETLADWRDVPVAQLEQGAQNGVADAQYALGLRLEKGRGLLQNFALAATWFTRAADQGHAAAQHRLGQYYFDGIGWRQTHRPL
- a CDS encoding type II secretion system protein GspJ; this encodes MKLSQQDHGLSLLELVAAMAIFALVAVLGVQALSGMIRMREDLIQRSERAAELDRTVSLLRADLSAVVPMLFYPPERAPPQSAVRFRNGVLALSVSGQSRLTDHGSAGLHRIEWQLQNERLSRRIWPALTPARASAQNPAMPVLEGVTGLRLRSYWETQGWVDGVAPTTLQPTPDTGHASDGDHSGPAPEIYSSTVPLALELILETRNFGRLSLVETLK
- a CDS encoding prepilin-type N-terminal cleavage/methylation domain-containing protein, with amino-acid sequence MGLKLETQPIHSDAGFTLIELLVSLAILAVLAIAAVLSLPRGAAPSDRDMALFQIQFSSTRQRAITGHQSLGLALSLQGLRRAEKLKDGWQFSTQLQRWQGPVHLVPSDRAAASDTPEIILLATGQTSAFHINFGSGGRCESDGWTGLTCQSN
- a CDS encoding prepilin-type N-terminal cleavage/methylation domain-containing protein, which gives rise to MPEQLTPQARTSGLTLVELAVAILVLAIGSMAALRATDQSRLSIGSEMPRILARLAARNRAEELQLYGPGHALPGQVTLAGQPISIETHSETTAGGLLLSRITARAVSGEAAMLVVYLPPGVRR
- the gspK gene encoding type II secretion system minor pseudopilin GspK, which gives rise to MSPDRGFVLINALILVAALSAVAVFLLTRSEIGRARLQAGQDADQLAMGLDAFDAFAMAQLTADTNSIDHLGESWAKPLPVLPLARGSVSGQITGLQGRFNVNWLADPEHIIAHQAFDRLLTRLAIPARTGAAIRSFLRPGGPENQGPWIRLDPPLDPVGGAILSLEQLRAIPQLSDRSFQRLSPFLAALPGDSALNVNTASKEVLAAFLPHLPPAVLIRLLSTRQRQPFDSSAAFLSAVGIEEDTEETDDPTDSAPQLSPDLFAVSSNWFRAEATTTLGDRKAQRVTIFQRKGLPRRITIAWRRSAWP
- the gspG gene encoding type II secretion system major pseudopilin GspG, whose translation is MTHPSAQPGCCPPRRDAGFSLLELMVVVVILSVLALVIVPRVIDRPDQARAVRAQSDIAAISSAVKLYRLDNYRYPTTEQGLLALVTRPSGDPVPANWAENGYMDRLPVDPWGQPYLYLSPGVHGEFDIFSYGANGVVGGTGTEADIGSWALN
- a CDS encoding tetratricopeptide repeat protein; protein product: MRGAHGVPADPALAVRWLKAASDAGVAEASFTLGQIREAGDAAAPDLQDAVVLYRLAVDQGSAVAEQHLGSLAATGALDGLLAPHRAIPWVVAAAEAGNPAAADWLSQQAAAGLRPAQTAFGLWLLTQEDRSGEISVQAADQFQAAAETGDVEAQHNLGRLYIQGQGVDQDYVMAHKWFNIAAAGGHRDALKMRGVVADLMTPEQVAKAQTAARGFVERPPAALSEETSEGISQ
- a CDS encoding tetratricopeptide repeat protein, giving the protein MFCPAGLKRRAEETGAALAQYRYGRVLLEGRGGPTDREAARLWLEKAAAQTHVEASVLLARIYLSAPREIPSASPPARRGCSNLRRRGATVRRNIIWVCCIAVVLGVTAHPEEAFTWLLAASENGHIEAQFELSRAYARGKASRRMPNRRCAGCRKPLMQAMVRRSSFGLCAGPRTGVEQNRRAAVDWLLRSAETGFGQAQLALGRKYLTGDGVAARPAEAQRWLEAAAAQGSGGGHRAGDRLARRPWGSC
- a CDS encoding A24 family peptidase, with product MRSWPQGRRCWRWQPGTVATVLLSCLLLWLLIGLAVADLLWFRLPDGLTLALFLTVLIGAWQADTLTLTLWGALLGAAVLGAAGGLQALRGRQGLGFGDVKLMVGLGGFSGPYDLPLMVLLAALSGLGAALVLAWRGGDVRSLGQRALPLAQRSVQQQQCFGFCVPPG